From one Streptomyces chromofuscus genomic stretch:
- the tuf gene encoding elongation factor Tu: MAKAKFERTKPHVNIGTIGHIDHGKTTLTAAITKVLHDAYPDLNEATPFDNIDKAPEERQRGITISIAHVEYQTEARHYAHVDCPGHADYIKNMITGAAQMDGAILVVAATDGPMPQTKEHVLLARQVGVPYIVVALNKADMVDDEEIMELVELEVRELLSEYEFPGDDLPVVRVSALKALEGEQEWVDSVLNLMKAVDESIPQPERDVDKPFLMPIEDVFTITGRGTVVTGRIERGVLKVNETVDIIGIKTEKTTTTVTGIEMFRKLLDEGQAGENVGLLLRGIKREDVERGQCIIKPGSVTPHTEFEAQAYILSKDEGGRHTPFFNNYRPQFYFRTTDVTGVVHLPEGTEMVMPGDNTEMRVELIQPVAMEEGLKFAIREGGRTVGAGQVTKIVK; the protein is encoded by the coding sequence GTGGCGAAGGCGAAGTTCGAGCGGACTAAGCCGCACGTCAACATCGGCACCATCGGTCACATCGACCACGGTAAGACGACCCTCACGGCCGCCATTACCAAGGTGCTGCACGACGCGTACCCGGACCTGAACGAGGCCACCCCGTTCGACAACATCGACAAGGCGCCGGAAGAGCGTCAGCGCGGTATCACCATCTCCATCGCGCACGTCGAGTACCAGACCGAGGCGCGTCACTACGCCCACGTCGACTGCCCGGGTCACGCGGACTACATCAAGAACATGATCACCGGTGCCGCGCAGATGGACGGCGCGATCCTGGTGGTCGCCGCCACCGACGGCCCGATGCCGCAGACCAAGGAGCACGTGCTCCTGGCCCGCCAGGTCGGCGTCCCGTACATCGTCGTCGCCCTGAACAAGGCCGACATGGTGGACGACGAGGAGATCATGGAGCTCGTCGAGCTCGAGGTCCGTGAGCTCCTCTCCGAGTACGAGTTCCCGGGCGACGACCTTCCGGTCGTCCGTGTCTCCGCTCTGAAGGCGCTCGAGGGCGAGCAGGAGTGGGTCGACTCCGTCCTCAACCTGATGAAGGCTGTCGACGAGTCCATCCCGCAGCCCGAGCGTGACGTCGACAAGCCGTTCCTGATGCCGATCGAGGACGTCTTCACGATCACCGGTCGTGGCACCGTCGTCACCGGTCGTATCGAGCGTGGTGTCCTCAAGGTCAACGAGACCGTCGACATCATCGGCATCAAGACCGAGAAGACCACCACCACGGTCACCGGCATCGAGATGTTCCGCAAGCTGCTCGACGAGGGCCAGGCCGGTGAGAACGTCGGTCTGCTGCTCCGCGGCATCAAGCGCGAGGACGTCGAGCGCGGCCAGTGCATCATCAAGCCGGGCTCTGTCACCCCGCACACCGAGTTCGAGGCCCAGGCCTACATCCTGTCGAAGGACGAGGGTGGTCGCCACACCCCGTTCTTCAACAACTACCGCCCGCAGTTCTACTTCCGTACGACTGACGTGACCGGTGTCGTGCACCTCCCCGAGGGCACCGAGATGGTCATGCCGGGCGACAACACCGAGATGCGCGTCGAGCTGATCCAGCCCGTCGCCATGGAGGAGGGCCTGAAGTTCGCCATCCGTGAGGGTGGCCGGACCGTGGGCGCCGGCCAGGTCACCAAGATCGTCAAGTAA
- a CDS encoding acyltransferase family protein, whose translation MQGVRSGLSIPMPVAVAERPPQPLGAPKADTSARAPRQRPRLYVVDGIRLVAALMVVLHHFVGTRRANEAGNIIWDRSVSEIMPTVFRVASFGWIGVEIFFVISGFVICMSCWGRTPKDFFVSRVIRLYPAYWFAVFFTTAVLVLLPGVQERLRLREILFNLTMLQAGSGIPNVDPVYWTLWSELRFYLLFLVVVAMGLTYRRVVVFCCVWGAAAMLAPISKFPLLTLVADPSAAWYFIAGLALYLMHRFGQDLLLWGILAMSWLMGQLELGERVEYEQVSSWRGAVVIFTAFMLLMVAIALGRTDRIRWRWLVTAGSLTYPLYLMHYLAGIVVIHHLRDTMDPRLLVGVVITGFLVLSRLVHRVVERPVARALKKGLESSFVRLRSFQRTA comes from the coding sequence ATGCAGGGTGTGCGCAGCGGATTGTCGATACCCATGCCGGTCGCGGTGGCGGAACGCCCGCCGCAGCCGCTGGGCGCACCGAAGGCCGACACCTCGGCGCGCGCCCCACGGCAGCGGCCGCGGCTGTACGTCGTCGACGGCATCCGGCTCGTCGCCGCCCTGATGGTCGTCCTGCACCACTTCGTCGGCACGCGCCGCGCCAACGAGGCCGGCAACATCATCTGGGACCGCTCGGTGTCGGAGATCATGCCGACCGTGTTCCGCGTCGCCTCCTTCGGCTGGATAGGCGTCGAGATCTTCTTCGTGATCAGCGGTTTCGTGATCTGCATGTCCTGCTGGGGCCGCACGCCGAAGGACTTCTTCGTCTCGCGCGTGATCCGCCTGTACCCGGCGTACTGGTTCGCCGTCTTCTTCACCACGGCCGTGCTGGTGCTGCTGCCGGGCGTGCAGGAGCGGCTGCGGCTGCGGGAGATCCTGTTCAACCTGACGATGCTCCAGGCCGGCTCCGGCATCCCGAACGTCGACCCCGTGTACTGGACGCTCTGGTCGGAGCTGCGCTTCTACCTGCTGTTCCTGGTCGTCGTCGCGATGGGCCTGACGTACCGCCGGGTCGTGGTCTTCTGCTGTGTCTGGGGTGCGGCGGCGATGCTGGCCCCGATCTCCAAGTTCCCGCTGCTGACGCTGGTCGCCGACCCGAGTGCCGCGTGGTACTTCATCGCCGGCCTCGCCCTGTACCTGATGCACCGCTTCGGCCAGGACCTGCTGCTGTGGGGCATCCTCGCGATGTCCTGGCTGATGGGGCAGCTGGAGCTGGGGGAGCGGGTCGAGTACGAACAGGTCAGCAGCTGGCGCGGCGCGGTCGTCATCTTCACCGCCTTCATGCTGCTGATGGTGGCGATCGCTCTCGGCCGGACCGACCGCATCCGCTGGAGGTGGCTGGTGACGGCGGGTTCGCTGACGTATCCGCTCTACCTGATGCACTACCTCGCCGGCATCGTCGTCATCCACCATCTCCGCGACACCATGGACCCGCGCCTCCTGGTCGGGGTCGTGATCACCGGCTTCCTGGTGCTGAGCCGGCTGGTGCACCGGGTGGTGGAACGGCCGGTGGCGCGTGCGCTGAAGAAAGGGCTGGAGTCGTCGTTCGTACGACTGCGGAGCTTCCAGCGGACGGCGTGA